ATGATGCTTTATACATCATAGGGCGGCGATGATCACCTCTCAGCAGATGCGGGCGGCGCGGGCCCTGCTCGGGATCGACCAGAAGCGATTGGCGGAACTGGCCGGCGTGTCGCTGCCGACGATCCAGCGGATGGAAACATCCGACGGGCAGGTGCGCGGCGTGATCGAAACGCTGGTCAAGGTCATCTCGGCCCTCGAGCGGGAAGGCGTCGAACTGATCGGTGACAATGCGCCCAGCCAGGGCAGGGGGCGCGGTGTGCGTCTGCGCGATGCTATGGCGACGCCTGGTTGATAGTTGAATGGACAAGAGCAGATGACGGACAGCAACGACGACTATGTGTATGACGAGGAAAGCGGCGAATGGATGCCCGCCTCGGAACTGGCCGAGCGCCAGCGCGCTGCTACGCAGGTGGAGGTTCGCGACTCCGTCGGCAATCTTCTTGCCGACGGCGATCAGGTGACGCTCATCAAGGACCTGGACGTCAAGGGTGCGGGCCAGACGCTCAAGCGGGGCACGCTGATCAAGTCGATCCGCCTCACCGGTGACGATCAGGAGATCGACTGCAAGTTCGACGGCATCAAGGGCCTCGTGCTGCGCGCCGAGTTCGTCCGCAAGCGCTGATGGCGCGGCGCAGGATCCCCATGCCATCTGCCGAGGCCATTCGCGCGCAGGCGGACGGTGAAGGCCGTCTCGCGATCCGGGCAACGCCCAACGCTTTGGCGGATGCGATCCTGCTGCCTGCGGAGGAGAGCGTCTCCGAACTGCTCGTGCGGACTACCGCCACGCCGGAGGGCGGCAAGGCCAACGAGGCGATCCTGCGGCTGCTCGCCGATGCGCTGGGCCAGCCGGTCTCGACGCTCGAAGTGCTGCGCGGCGGCAGCGGGCGGACCAAGCTCGTGCGTATCGGCGCCGCGCGGGGATGAGCGCGACATGCTGATCCGCCAGGGCGATGCGCGCGATAGTCGTCTCGACCGCAAGCTGGCCTTCGCGCTGGCGGCGGTG
The window above is part of the Sphingomonas sanxanigenens DSM 19645 = NX02 genome. Proteins encoded here:
- a CDS encoding helix-turn-helix domain-containing protein, producing MITSQQMRAARALLGIDQKRLAELAGVSLPTIQRMETSDGQVRGVIETLVKVISALEREGVELIGDNAPSQGRGRGVRLRDAMATPG
- a CDS encoding zinc ribbon domain-containing protein YjdM is translated as MTDSNDDYVYDEESGEWMPASELAERQRAATQVEVRDSVGNLLADGDQVTLIKDLDVKGAGQTLKRGTLIKSIRLTGDDQEIDCKFDGIKGLVLRAEFVRKR
- a CDS encoding DUF167 domain-containing protein, giving the protein MARRRIPMPSAEAIRAQADGEGRLAIRATPNALADAILLPAEESVSELLVRTTATPEGGKANEAILRLLADALGQPVSTLEVLRGGSGRTKLVRIGAARG